CCACCAAAGATCGCGCCCAAAAGGTCCCAAACACGTTCTAATACTTCCATGGTCCGCTTTGCGTGCCCCGGTGAGAAATCGCCGCTCCTGCGACCGGCAACCGACGACGGTTCTGTAGGCGCAAGGTTATCCGGCGAAGTAGTTTACAGCTTTTGACGTATGCGGTCAAGGTGGTGATGAGCGAAGAAAGATGAGGGATGAGGGATTGAGAGATGAGAGATAACGGGGCGGTGGTTTGAATTCGGTCATGACCCACATCCCTCGTCCTTCATCGCTCATCCCTTCACCGACTTGCCAGACGAAGTTCATTTTGCCAATCTCTAGTCACGTTCCACCGGCAAACAGACATCGTGCAGCACCCTCACCACAGCAGCGATATTCGCGGTCAGTTGATCTTTCTTGGCACCGGCACCTCGGTCGGCGTGCCGATGGTGGGCTGCGCGTGCGCGACCTGCATCAGCAATGATCCTCGCAACAGCCGCCTACGGTGCGGGCTGGCGGTGGGGTTGCCCGACGGGAACTTGCTGGTCGATACGCCCACCGACCTCCGCACCCAATTGCTCCGCGAGCGGTTGGGGACGGTCCACGCGGTGCTTTACACGCACGAGCATGCCGATCATTTATTCGGCCTCGACGACCTAAGATTGTTTCCATTCTACCTGGGGCACAAGCTGCCGCTCTATTGCGAAGCGCGGGTCGAAGCCCGCATCCGCCGCTCGTTCGACTACGCGTTCGAGAGCGACGCCGAGGCGTTGCATCCCGGTGCCATACCTCATCTTACGATCACGCAGATTACCACCGCACCGTTTGATCTGCTGGGCGCGAGGGTGACGCCGATTCGCCTCCGGCACGGCCGACTGGGAGTGCTCGGTTTTCGATTTGGCGACATCGCCTACTGCACGGACACCAACGGCATTCCCGACGAAAGCTGGCCGCTCTTGGAAGGACTCGATGTGCTCGTTCTCGATGCTTTGCGGCCGCGACCGCACGCCACGCACTTCAGCCTCGACGAAGCCGTCGAAGTCGCACGGCGTGTGGGCGCCCGGCGGACGTTGTTTACGCATATCTCGCACGAGTTGGAGCACGCGGCGACGAGTGCGTTATTGCCGCAGGGCATGGATCTGGCCTACGACGGTCTAAGGATTCCGCTGGGATGATAGTGAACAAAGACGAACTGTTGGCCAAGCTCAGGCCGTTCGGTCAAGAGCACCTGCTGGCCTTCTGGGAGATGCTTGACGCCGCGCAGCGCGAAAAGCTGAACGGCCAGATTGCGGCGATCGATTTTCAGCGCCTCCAAGAGAATCTCCGCACGACAAAACCCGGCGAAGACTGGTCGGCGTTGGCCCGTCGCGCCGTCGGACCGCCGGCCATCCGGTTGGGACGCAGCGACAACCGGTTTTCGACGGTCGAAGCGCGCGAGGTCGGTGAAGCCTCCCTGCTCGCCGGCCGTGTCGGAGTGATATTGGTTGCGGGCGGGCAGGGAACGCGCCTGGGCTTCGACCATCCCAAGGGAATGTTTCCCATCGGGCCGGTCTCGGGCGCGACGCTCTTTCAGATTCTGCTGGAGAAGGTGCTGGCGTCGAGTCGCCGTTATGGCGCGACGATTCCGCTTTACTTGATGACCAGCCCGGCCACGCACGATGAAACCATCGCGTACCTCAATGACCACCATCGCTTTGGCATACCCGCACACGATCTGACCGTTTTCTGCCAGGGAACGATGCCGGCGGTCGACGCCGAGTCGGGCAAGGTGTTGCTGGCCGCACCGGACAGCCTGGCGCTCAGCCCCGACGGGCACGGCGGAATGCCGGCGGCGTTGCGGGCATCCGGCGCGCTGGCCGACATCCACCGCCGGGCCATCGAGCACCTGTTTTACATGCAGGTCGATAATCCGCAAGTCGTCGCTTGCGATCCGGAGTTCGTCGGCTATCACCTGTTGAGCGAGTCGGAACTTTCGACCAAAGTCGTGGCCAAGACGACGCCGCGCGACCGGATGGGCAATGTTGTCTCGGTGGACGGCCGGGTGCGGATCATCGAATACAGCGACTTGCCCGACGACGTGGCCGAGCAGCGTTTGCCCGACGGCTCGCTGAAGCTCTGGGCGGGCAGCACGGCGATGCATGTCTTTGCGGTCGATTTGCTCGATCGCGCCAGCCGATCGTCGGGCGTACTGCCGTATCATCTGGCCCGCAAGCGAGTGCCTTACATCGACGATCGCGGCGGGTTGGCGGACCCCGTCGAGGCGAACGCGATCAAGTTCGAGCAGTTCATTTTTGACCTGCTGCCGGCCGCGCGAAACCCGATCGTCGTCGAGGTCGATGAAGCGACGGAATTTGCCCCCGTCAAAAATGCCCCCGGCGCCGAGCGCGATTCGCCCGAACGGGTGCAGGCCCAAATGATCGCCCTTCACCGCCGCTGGCTGCAGCAAGCCGGCGCCAGCGTCGCGCCCGGCATCGCCGTTGAGATCAGCCCACTTTTTGCTCTCGACGCCGAGGAGACCGCTAGGAGAATCACGCGCGATATGGCGATAACGTCGGACCGATCCCTCCGCTAGAATGCGCATCTGCTGAGATCGAAGACCCAAGACCGAAGGCCCAAGACCGATGCTTCACGCCATCATCATGGCCGGTGGATCCGGCACACGCTTCTGGCCCGAAAGCCGCGACCTGCGGCCCAAACAGCTTCTGCGCGTCGTCGGCGATCGCTCGATGATTCAGGCCACCGTCGATCGGCTTGACGGGCTCGTGCCGCCCGAACGAATGTTGATCGCCACCAACGCCAAGCTGGCCGGCGTGGTCGCCGAGCAGTTGCCGGAATTGCCGGACGAAGCCATTCTGGGCGAGCCGTGCAAGCGCGACACGGCGCCGTGCATCGGCCTGGCGGCATTGATCGTCAGCCGCCACGACGCGGAAGCGACCATGGCCGTCATGCCCTCCGATCACGTCATCGGCCCCGACGCCGCATTCCGGCAAGCGATCGAGTTTGCAGCGGCGCTGGTCGAAGAACGTCCCGGCCGCATCGTGACCTTCGGCATCCGACCGACCTATCCGGCCGAAACCTTCGGCTATATCGAGCGCGGCGATCGTCTGGAAACGGCCGCCGCCGTCAAGTTCAAGTCGCTGGCGCCCGCTTTTCGAGTGCGGCAGTTCCGCGAGAAGCCCAAGGCCGATGTGGCGAGAGCCTACGTCGATTCGGGCAACTTCTACTGGAACTCGGGCATCTTCGTCTGGCGGGCAGCCACCATCCTGAACTCCCTGCGGCAGCACCAACCCCCAATGTTCGACCATTTGCAGCGGATTTCCGAGGCCTTCGGCCGGCCCGATTATCAGGCGGTGCTCGACCGTGAGTTCGCGGCCATCCGTGGCGTCTCGATCGACTACGCCGTGATGGAACACGCCCAAGACGTGGCGGTGATCGAGGCGCCGTACGGCTGGGATGATGTGGGAAGCTGGCAGGCTCTGGCCCGACTGCACGGCAGCGACGAAAACGGCAACACAGTCCTCGGCAAGCACCTCGGCGTCAACACGTCGGGCACGATCGTCCGCGGCCCCGCCGACCACCTGATCGTCACGTTGGGCCTGAAAGACTGCGTCGTGGTCCACACGCCCGACGCCACGCTGGTGGCCAACAAGCACGACGAAGAATCGATCCGCCAGGTCGTGAAGCTTTTGCAGGAAAAAGGTTGGAAGGAATATCTTTGAAAATCGGAAAGAAGGGCTGGCGCTCATGCATGCACTCGGCACTGGTCGCCAACTTTTTGTCGTTACTTCCCCTCTATCTGAGACCACCGCCGTAGGGCACTCGGCCCTTTGCTTCCACCGCGGCGTTCCAACGAGCACATATTGCGGCGAGCCGTTCCTCAGAATCATCTTCAAATGCCTCGACTAATTCGCGTTCTTCTTCGTTCAACGAGAGAACCTCGAAGATGCAGTTGCAAGTGGTGATGAAGTCGCTACAGAAGGGGCAGAGTTCTCTATTGCAAAACGGCTCATGAAATTGACCCGCCGATGTGCCGCAACTCGGACAGAGAGATCGCATAAAGTGGCCGTTCACCGCGTGTGCCCAGCAAGATCGCTCAATTGGTTAGACCTGTTTTGGAAAAAACCATTGCCTACGCGATCCGATAGTCGGAGCTGCTTTAGGAATCAACGGTTGCCGACGCACCGAGTCCAAGTTCCTCCAGCGAAGTGGCCGTCATCAACGCACGCGCGAGTTCTTTTAGCCGATCGCTTGGCCAAGTCTGTAGCCGGTCCACGGCGGCTGGCGGCAATGGGCCGAAGCGGGCTTCGAGTTGGTCGCGCAATAGCTCTCGCTGCCCTTTCAGCACTCCACGCAGCTCGATGTGATCAAAAAAATCGAGTTCCATCGCTTGCACTCCTGGATCCGGATGATTGCGCACCATATCCTCAAACTTTTGCCGCTGCTCTTCGTCCGTCGGAAAATAGGCACTCAGGCATTCGCAGAGCAACGTCTTGCGATAAGCGTTTTCAGGGCAATGCACGAGTCGTTCGAGGGCCTCGCCCGCCAACGCTATTTTCCGCTCTTTGGGCACCCGCATCAAGGCCGCCAAGGCGACGCCCAGCCAATTATCCTGCCGGACGAACTGCTCCCCATCGAGGGCCGGCAGCCCGACATACGGATAATCGAAACGCACGAGCCGGTGTCCCCAGAAATGCTCCTCGTAGGCGTCCCAGCCAAGGCCCTCGAGGCCAACCCGCAAATAGAGTCCGATCGGCAGCACCGGCAAGTCGTACCTCCGGCGTAGCGGCTCGTAGTAGTGAAACATCCGGCGGCGCAATGGCGCGACCGTGTCGGCAGCTTCGATCTCGACGTGAACCAGAGCCAGCCAACTCTCCACCGACCGCCCGTCGGGGCCGGGCACGGCTTCGAGCGTCGGCAACTTGGCGAGGACATCCACGTAACGGCTCTCGCCTTCGAGCGCATCGCTGACAATCTCCTTGTCGAGCCATTCGGCGCGGCCAAAGTCGAATCGGGCGGCCCAAGTGGGGAAGAAGAGCCAAAAGAACTCGGCGAAGAATTCTTGCAGCAGCTTCTTGAAACGCGGATCGTGCATCTGACTTATTCCGCCTCCGACTCCCCCAAAAACTCCGCCAGCCGCTCCATCTCGAAGCGGCTGCCGACGTAAAGCGGGGTCCGCTGGTGCAAGTCGCCGGGCACCAGGTCCAAAATCCGCCGCCGGCCGTCGGTGGCCAGCCCGTCGCCCTGCTCGGCCAGAAAGGCGATCGGGTTCGCTTCGTAGAGCAGCCGCAGTTTGCCTTCGCCGTAGCGCTGCGTGGGCGGGTAGAGAAACACGCCGCCTTTGAGCAACGTGCGATGAAAGTCGGCCACCAGCGAGCCGATATACCGCGACGAGTAGACCGCCCCGGCGTCGCCCGATTGCAGCCAGTGCAAGTAGCGGCGGCAACCTTCGGGAAAGCTGGCCGCGTTCGCCTCGTTGACGGAATACTGGTTGCCGCGCGGCGGCATCTTCAGGTTGGGGTGGCTGAGCACGAAGGCCCCGATCGACAAGTCGAGCGTGAAGCCGTGG
This DNA window, taken from Pirellulales bacterium, encodes the following:
- a CDS encoding mannose-1-phosphate guanylyltransferase, giving the protein MLHAIIMAGGSGTRFWPESRDLRPKQLLRVVGDRSMIQATVDRLDGLVPPERMLIATNAKLAGVVAEQLPELPDEAILGEPCKRDTAPCIGLAALIVSRHDAEATMAVMPSDHVIGPDAAFRQAIEFAAALVEERPGRIVTFGIRPTYPAETFGYIERGDRLETAAAVKFKSLAPAFRVRQFREKPKADVARAYVDSGNFYWNSGIFVWRAATILNSLRQHQPPMFDHLQRISEAFGRPDYQAVLDREFAAIRGVSIDYAVMEHAQDVAVIEAPYGWDDVGSWQALARLHGSDENGNTVLGKHLGVNTSGTIVRGPADHLIVTLGLKDCVVVHTPDATLVANKHDEESIRQVVKLLQEKGWKEYL
- a CDS encoding MBL fold metallo-hydrolase yields the protein MQHPHHSSDIRGQLIFLGTGTSVGVPMVGCACATCISNDPRNSRLRCGLAVGLPDGNLLVDTPTDLRTQLLRERLGTVHAVLYTHEHADHLFGLDDLRLFPFYLGHKLPLYCEARVEARIRRSFDYAFESDAEALHPGAIPHLTITQITTAPFDLLGARVTPIRLRHGRLGVLGFRFGDIAYCTDTNGIPDESWPLLEGLDVLVLDALRPRPHATHFSLDEAVEVARRVGARRTLFTHISHELEHAATSALLPQGMDLAYDGLRIPLG
- a CDS encoding UDPGP type 1 family protein — translated: MIVNKDELLAKLRPFGQEHLLAFWEMLDAAQREKLNGQIAAIDFQRLQENLRTTKPGEDWSALARRAVGPPAIRLGRSDNRFSTVEAREVGEASLLAGRVGVILVAGGQGTRLGFDHPKGMFPIGPVSGATLFQILLEKVLASSRRYGATIPLYLMTSPATHDETIAYLNDHHRFGIPAHDLTVFCQGTMPAVDAESGKVLLAAPDSLALSPDGHGGMPAALRASGALADIHRRAIEHLFYMQVDNPQVVACDPEFVGYHLLSESELSTKVVAKTTPRDRMGNVVSVDGRVRIIEYSDLPDDVAEQRLPDGSLKLWAGSTAMHVFAVDLLDRASRSSGVLPYHLARKRVPYIDDRGGLADPVEANAIKFEQFIFDLLPAARNPIVVEVDEATEFAPVKNAPGAERDSPERVQAQMIALHRRWLQQAGASVAPGIAVEISPLFALDAEETARRITRDMAITSDRSLR
- a CDS encoding DUF4351 domain-containing protein produces the protein MHDPRFKKLLQEFFAEFFWLFFPTWAARFDFGRAEWLDKEIVSDALEGESRYVDVLAKLPTLEAVPGPDGRSVESWLALVHVEIEAADTVAPLRRRMFHYYEPLRRRYDLPVLPIGLYLRVGLEGLGWDAYEEHFWGHRLVRFDYPYVGLPALDGEQFVRQDNWLGVALAALMRVPKERKIALAGEALERLVHCPENAYRKTLLCECLSAYFPTDEEQRQKFEDMVRNHPDPGVQAMELDFFDHIELRGVLKGQRELLRDQLEARFGPLPPAAVDRLQTWPSDRLKELARALMTATSLEELGLGASATVDS